The Brachyspira hyodysenteriae ATCC 27164 genome includes a window with the following:
- a CDS encoding AzlC family ABC transporter permease yields the protein MNTKKHDLISALKYAFPYTIPVLVGYIFLGMAYGVLMKAKGLDTWLAVFLSLFAYCGSMQYTAINYLFLAPFNPLYAFILTLIVNSRVGFYGISLVSKFQNTGIIKPYLMFALSDETFSILCSADIPENINKNAFLFFVSFINHMYWNIGTLLGCLIGSFITFNTKGLDFVLTALFVVIFTEQWLESKDHRGALIGLLCSIPILIFKTNIFIILAMVLIFISISIVYKYNNNEDGKIYE from the coding sequence ATGAATACTAAAAAACATGATTTGATTTCAGCATTAAAATATGCATTTCCTTATACTATACCTGTTCTTGTAGGGTATATATTTTTGGGTATGGCTTATGGAGTACTTATGAAAGCTAAAGGGCTTGATACTTGGCTTGCTGTTTTTTTAAGTTTATTTGCCTATTGCGGAAGCATGCAGTATACGGCTATTAATTATTTATTTTTAGCACCTTTTAATCCTCTATACGCTTTTATACTTACATTAATAGTTAATTCAAGAGTAGGGTTTTATGGAATATCTCTTGTGTCAAAATTTCAAAATACAGGAATTATAAAGCCTTATTTGATGTTTGCTCTAAGCGATGAAACTTTTTCAATACTATGCTCTGCCGATATACCAGAAAATATAAATAAAAATGCATTTCTTTTCTTTGTGTCTTTCATAAATCATATGTATTGGAATATAGGTACATTATTAGGCTGTTTAATAGGCTCTTTTATAACTTTCAATACTAAAGGGCTTGATTTTGTTTTAACTGCTTTATTCGTTGTGATATTTACAGAACAATGGCTTGAAAGTAAGGATCATAGAGGTGCTTTGATTGGGCTTTTATGCTCAATACCGATTTTAATATTTAAAACTAATATATTTATAATACTTGCTATGGTGTTAATTTTTATATCTATAAGCATAGTTTATAAATATAATAATAATGAAGATGGAAAAATATATGAATAA
- a CDS encoding copper homeostasis protein CutC has translation MNTKIEICVDSVQSCINAEKGGADRLELCGNMFEGGTTPSYGVLELAREKVNAAIYAMVRPRGGDFCYDDIEFEIMKKEIKLMKELKIDGIVFGILTKEGRVDKERCSKLLDLWGSSKATFHRAIDVSRDLNEACEDIISLGFERILTSGGEANVMSGIIKLKELVEKYNDKIIIMPGSGINERNIEYIKDNVKANEYHMTSNKTVNSLMEYRNENVFMGAALRPPEFSIKYTDENKVKNIKSKL, from the coding sequence ATGAATACAAAAATAGAAATATGTGTTGATTCTGTTCAGTCTTGCATAAATGCTGAAAAAGGCGGAGCTGACAGACTTGAGCTTTGCGGCAATATGTTTGAGGGAGGCACTACTCCTAGTTATGGCGTTTTAGAATTAGCAAGAGAAAAAGTAAATGCTGCAATATATGCAATGGTTCGTCCTAGGGGCGGAGATTTTTGCTATGATGATATTGAATTTGAAATAATGAAAAAAGAAATAAAACTCATGAAAGAATTAAAAATTGATGGAATAGTATTCGGCATACTTACAAAAGAGGGCAGGGTTGATAAAGAAAGATGTTCTAAATTATTAGATTTATGGGGAAGCAGTAAGGCTACTTTTCATAGGGCAATAGATGTAAGCCGTGATTTAAATGAAGCATGCGAAGATATTATATCGCTTGGTTTTGAGAGAATACTCACTTCCGGAGGCGAGGCTAATGTTATGAGTGGCATAATAAAATTAAAAGAATTGGTTGAAAAATACAATGATAAAATAATAATAATGCCAGGAAGCGGAATAAATGAAAGAAATATTGAATATATAAAAGACAATGTAAAAGCTAATGAATATCATATGACATCAAATAAAACAGTTAATAGTTTAATGGAATACAGAAATGAAAATGTATTTATGGGTGCTGCTTTAAGACCTCCTGAGTTTAGCATTAAATATACTGATGAAAACAAAGTAAAGAATATAAAATCAAAGTTATAA
- a CDS encoding Rpn family recombination-promoting nuclease/putative transposase, whose protein sequence is MKDLDKLKQILNEPVTIENLNRINDYFVRYLFSHEGNENIALNFINAVFKDLNFEIFNKIEILNPFNIAENYDEKESIVDIKATTETGITVLIEIQSKGNEDFIKRALYYWAYNYSSSLNRGSFYDELKPAVSINITNFVLTDEDKVHSCYILKELNNNKILTDHCQLHFVELPKFNLKNISAIENLDNIHKEFISWVKFFKGEDMSILMKENTIFEEVEKKCRIFVNDSPVMDKYKKREVDTYFFNKSMELDIKKAKEEGIKEGIKENQIIIARNLKKSGLDINFISENTGLSIEEIKKL, encoded by the coding sequence ATGAAAGATTTAGACAAATTAAAACAAATATTAAATGAACCAGTTACCATTGAAAATTTAAATAGAATTAATGATTATTTTGTACGCTATTTATTTTCACATGAAGGCAATGAAAATATAGCTTTAAATTTCATTAATGCCGTATTTAAAGATTTAAACTTTGAAATTTTTAATAAAATAGAAATACTTAATCCTTTCAATATTGCAGAAAATTATGATGAAAAAGAAAGTATTGTTGATATCAAGGCTACTACAGAAACAGGTATAACTGTTTTAATAGAAATACAATCTAAAGGAAATGAGGATTTTATAAAAAGAGCTTTATATTATTGGGCTTATAATTATAGTTCTAGTTTAAATAGAGGTTCTTTTTATGATGAGTTAAAACCTGCTGTAAGTATTAATATTACAAATTTCGTTTTAACTGATGAGGATAAAGTACATAGCTGTTATATATTAAAAGAATTAAATAACAATAAAATTCTAACTGATCATTGTCAGCTTCACTTTGTTGAACTTCCTAAATTCAATTTAAAAAATATTTCTGCAATAGAAAATTTAGATAATATACATAAAGAATTCATTTCTTGGGTAAAATTTTTTAAGGGGGAAGACATGTCTATTTTAATGAAAGAAAATACTATATTTGAAGAAGTAGAAAAGAAATGCCGTATTTTTGTTAATGATAGTCCTGTAATGGATAAGTATAAAAAACGAGAAGTAGATACATATTTCTTTAATAAGAGTATGGAATTAGATATAAAAAAGGCTAAAGAAGAAGGTATTAAAGAAGGTATTAAAGAAAATCAAATTATAATAGCTAGAAATTTAAAAAAATCTGGTTTAGATATAAACTTCATAAGCGAAAACACAGGACTAAGTATAGAAGAAATAAAAAAATTATGA
- a CDS encoding glutathione peroxidase has translation MSIYDYTVKDAEGKDVKLKKYEGKVLLIINTATKUGFTKQYSALQDLYKKYKKEGFEILDFPCNQFGGQAKEPIEEIAEFRKEKYGITFKLFDKVKVNSKNADPLFTYLRTEKPTEEGVDKIRWNFGKFLIDRQGNIVGRYDPRVKPEELDEIVAELLKKE, from the coding sequence ATGAGCATATATGATTACACAGTGAAAGATGCTGAAGGTAAAGATGTTAAATTAAAAAAGTATGAGGGAAAGGTATTACTTATAATTAATACTGCTACTAAATGAGGATTCACAAAACAATATTCTGCGTTGCAGGATTTATACAAAAAATACAAAAAGGAAGGTTTTGAAATATTAGACTTCCCTTGTAATCAATTCGGCGGACAGGCTAAAGAACCTATTGAAGAAATTGCTGAGTTTAGAAAGGAGAAATACGGCATTACTTTCAAGCTATTTGACAAAGTTAAAGTTAATAGCAAGAATGCTGATCCTTTATTTACTTATTTAAGAACAGAAAAGCCTACTGAAGAAGGCGTTGATAAAATAAGATGGAATTTCGGTAAGTTTTTAATAGACAGGCAAGGAAATATAGTTGGACGCTATGATCCTAGAGTAAAGCCTGAAGAACTTGATGAGATAGTAGCCGAATTATTAAAAAAAGAATAA
- the tpx gene encoding thiol peroxidase, translating into MTVTFQGATQNLEGSQLTVGAKALDFTVLKTDLSPWSLKDAGDTVKIISSVPSLDTPVCDVQTKRFNKEAASLKGVTVVTVSVDLPFAQARWCAAANADSHIVASDYNQKDFGRKFGTLLKELQLLTRAVFVLDKDNVVKYVQYVPEITNEPDYDAALNAAKALL; encoded by the coding sequence ATGACAGTTACATTTCAAGGTGCAACACAAAATTTAGAAGGTTCTCAATTAACAGTTGGAGCTAAAGCTTTAGATTTCACAGTATTAAAAACAGATTTAAGTCCATGGTCTTTAAAAGATGCAGGTGATACAGTAAAAATCATTTCTTCTGTACCATCTTTGGATACACCAGTATGTGATGTACAAACTAAAAGATTTAATAAAGAAGCTGCTTCTCTTAAAGGAGTAACAGTTGTAACAGTATCAGTTGACTTACCATTCGCTCAAGCTAGATGGTGTGCTGCTGCTAATGCTGATTCTCATATCGTAGCTTCTGACTACAATCAAAAAGATTTCGGAAGAAAATTTGGTACTTTATTAAAAGAATTACAGCTTCTTACTCGTGCTGTATTCGTACTTGACAAAGACAATGTTGTTAAATATGTTCAGTATGTTCCTGAAATCACTAATGAACCAGATTATGATGCTGCTTTAAATGCTGCTAAAGCTCTTTTATAA
- a CDS encoding RluA family pseudouridine synthase yields the protein MKIIYEDNYFIAIDKEAGIEVDDNLINIIKKEYSHIDNLYLVHRIDKFTSGIVILARDEETKKYFEDAFKNKTINKVYHAIVNGKVKKENGTIDISIGIDKKNPNRRIPLSIKEGGESAITHYKVLKRLNEHTLLELKPLTGRTHQIRVHLSYIGHPIIGDKIYSKNADIYKMKGFALIAKEIHFVHPFTKKDIDINIKYNKEFLIRLKLLESSKRI from the coding sequence ATGAAAATTATTTATGAAGATAATTATTTTATCGCTATTGATAAAGAAGCAGGAATTGAAGTTGATGATAATTTAATCAATATTATAAAAAAAGAATATAGTCATATTGATAATTTATATTTAGTTCATAGAATAGATAAATTTACTTCAGGAATAGTTATTCTTGCAAGAGATGAAGAAACAAAAAAATACTTTGAAGATGCATTTAAAAATAAAACCATTAATAAAGTATATCATGCTATAGTTAATGGAAAAGTAAAAAAAGAAAATGGTACAATAGATATATCCATAGGTATTGACAAAAAAAATCCTAATAGGAGAATTCCATTGTCTATAAAAGAAGGCGGAGAATCAGCAATAACTCATTACAAGGTTTTAAAAAGATTGAATGAACATACTTTGCTTGAATTAAAACCTTTAACAGGCAGAACTCATCAAATAAGAGTGCATCTTTCATATATTGGACATCCTATTATAGGAGATAAAATATATTCAAAAAATGCTGATATTTACAAAATGAAAGGTTTTGCTTTAATAGCTAAGGAGATTCATTTTGTTCATCCTTTCACAAAAAAAGATATTGATATAAATATAAAATACAATAAAGAATTTTTAATAAGACTAAAATTACTAGAATCCTCAAAAAGAATATAA
- a CDS encoding motility associated factor glycosyltransferase family protein, with amino-acid sequence MNISVKLHNLLKEEKSELDASYKIEKNKDNITIISKNGRALHSKYNINNECKRALENINKNKNLLIIYGYGLGYILKYLLENIDNYFSKEIIKTLKIIVVIEDVAVFKYSYYNIYNTDNNNIFFVYKEDSINYINKIIDYKSINGINLVLLPSLTKDEKDNANIFYTNILNIMEKEISNIFTNMYFENIWTKNIIFNSEYIKKSLDIIHFKNAFKGFKALLICPGPTLKHSIEYIKKERENFFIICVDTSYSVLCKHGIIPDFVITVDGGFFNSLDFVYENKEFPYLVMDIAANKIIPRNINADIIRFTSSEDLGIIKYIQGFTELSCLTTSSTVATTMIDFANYIGLDEVLLMGFDNSYPFYERHIKHALSYEYMVNKTNKLKTYESYYFNAIKNNTNIDNYPPTEFVFESQMEYFNEFKDKYSNMKIKRITKEAVKIDSIEEGSIENFSIDNIREKALNIANSIYKKDNDTDIKKAYIELKSTLEEFRNILSNTYNNINNNLNNIDDLYNETMNLVKEYQKKASILQTILSATILMCERGERETREKLIFLIAESLRNVNYFFTRISLIIEKL; translated from the coding sequence ATGAATATATCTGTGAAACTGCATAATTTGTTAAAAGAAGAAAAAAGCGAACTAGACGCTTCATACAAAATAGAGAAAAATAAAGATAATATTACAATAATTTCTAAAAATGGAAGAGCTTTACATAGTAAATATAATATAAATAATGAATGTAAAAGAGCATTAGAAAATATAAATAAAAATAAAAATCTTTTAATAATATATGGATATGGCTTAGGATATATTTTAAAATATTTGCTTGAAAATATTGATAACTATTTCAGTAAAGAAATCATAAAGACTCTTAAAATAATAGTTGTTATAGAAGATGTGGCAGTTTTTAAATACTCATATTATAATATATATAATACTGATAATAATAATATATTTTTTGTATATAAAGAGGACAGTATTAATTATATAAACAAAATCATTGATTATAAAAGTATAAATGGTATTAATTTAGTTCTTCTTCCATCGCTTACCAAAGATGAAAAGGATAATGCTAATATATTTTATACCAATATATTAAATATAATGGAGAAGGAAATATCCAATATATTTACTAATATGTATTTTGAAAATATATGGACTAAAAATATAATATTTAATAGTGAATATATAAAAAAATCATTGGATATAATTCATTTTAAAAATGCATTTAAAGGTTTTAAGGCTTTACTTATATGTCCTGGTCCTACATTAAAGCATAGCATAGAATATATAAAAAAAGAAAGAGAAAACTTTTTTATTATATGTGTGGATACTAGTTATAGTGTATTATGTAAACATGGTATAATTCCTGATTTTGTAATTACTGTAGACGGAGGATTTTTTAATTCTTTGGATTTTGTTTATGAAAATAAAGAATTCCCATATTTAGTTATGGATATAGCTGCAAATAAAATAATACCTAGAAATATAAATGCTGATATTATAAGATTTACTTCTTCTGAAGATTTAGGAATAATAAAATATATTCAAGGTTTCACTGAATTATCATGCCTTACCACTTCAAGCACTGTAGCAACTACTATGATAGATTTTGCTAATTATATTGGTTTAGATGAAGTATTATTAATGGGATTTGATAATAGCTATCCTTTTTATGAAAGACATATTAAACATGCTCTTTCTTATGAATATATGGTGAATAAAACTAATAAATTAAAAACTTATGAATCATATTATTTCAATGCTATAAAAAATAATACTAATATAGATAATTATCCTCCTACAGAATTTGTATTTGAAAGTCAGATGGAATATTTCAATGAATTTAAAGATAAATATTCAAATATGAAAATAAAGAGAATAACTAAGGAAGCTGTAAAAATAGATTCAATAGAAGAGGGAAGTATTGAAAATTTTTCTATTGATAATATAAGAGAAAAAGCATTGAATATTGCTAATAGCATATATAAAAAAGATAATGATACTGATATAAAAAAAGCATATATAGAATTAAAAAGTACATTAGAAGAGTTTAGAAATATTTTATCAAACACATATAATAACATAAATAATAATTTGAATAATATAGATGATTTGTATAATGAAACTATGAATCTTGTAAAAGAGTATCAAAAAAAGGCTAGCATACTTCAAACCATTTTATCGGCAACTATACTTATGTGCGAAAGGGGAGAAAGAGAAACTAGAGAAAAATTGATATTTCTTATTGCTGAAAGTTTGAGGAATGTAAATTATTTTTTTACTAGAATATCTTTGATTATAGAAAAATTATAA
- a CDS encoding response regulator, translating into MSTSPLGYNTKTGKSYKVMVIDDSSTIRIAERKILLSENFDVILEADGAMDALTKLREAVDKPDIIMMDFEMPQMNGIDLLKRIRALNIDAKIIVVTSYANKGVLMEFLKLKVDGYIVKPVQRQTVMHHLAKVIGREDYLR; encoded by the coding sequence ATGTCAACTTCACCATTAGGATATAATACAAAAACAGGTAAATCATATAAAGTAATGGTTATAGATGATTCTAGTACTATAAGAATAGCTGAAAGAAAGATATTATTATCAGAAAATTTTGATGTAATATTGGAAGCTGACGGTGCTATGGATGCTTTAACAAAGCTTAGAGAAGCAGTAGATAAACCGGATATAATAATGATGGATTTTGAGATGCCGCAGATGAACGGAATTGATTTGCTTAAAAGAATAAGAGCATTAAATATAGATGCAAAGATAATAGTTGTTACTTCTTATGCCAATAAAGGCGTATTAATGGAATTCTTGAAATTAAAAGTAGACGGATATATTGTAAAACCAGTTCAGCGACAAACGGTAATGCATCATTTAGCTAAGGTAATAGGAAGAGAAGATTATTTAAGATAA
- the gyrA gene encoding DNA gyrase subunit A produces the protein MAVKKNKEDNSEERQYSTLTKDILKRVDHISIENELRESYLTYAMSVIVSRALPDVRDGLKPVHRRILYAMYDANLTHDKPYKKSAATVGEVLARYHPHGDAAVYGTMVRMAQDFSMRYLLVDGQGNFGSIDDDPPAAMRYTEARMTRFAEEMLNDIEKETVKFVPNFDDSRTEPSVLPATVPQLLVNGSMGIAIGMATNMPPHNLKEVVNAIVYYIDHQDAEIKDLMRYVQGPDFPTAGIIYGKEGIKEAYTTGKGRIKLRARLEVEETKRDREAIVVKELPYGVVKTTLHEKIADLVKQGKIEGVADIRDESSNRAGIRLIIELKKGVATQIVLNQLWKHTDLETTFGIINLALVNGEPKVLNLKELIKYFVDHRVEVITKRTEYDLNQAKAKAHILEGLLIAQANIEEVIRIIRESENTDAARTTLMNRFKLSEKQAQAILDMPLKRLTALEKLKIEQELQQLREFIAYCEDLLAHPEKILAVIKDELKKISEKYGDDRRSEIIGKTNDTEIDEEDLIHDEDVAVSITTQGFIKRVPASSYRTQGRGGVGVQGGKSQGEHYIEHLFVASTKDYLFIFTDRGKAFWMKVHEIPALSKISQGKSIKFILNLAPEEKITSYFTVSEFDPKQSIIMVTKMGTIKKMELKHLENAKKRGILALTLENNDELVAVSPVQTGDDFIMTTAAGLALRITEEKIRKMGRAAAGVKGISLDDDDICVSGNAIHKGESLIVITENGIGKRLSSKQFNVKGRGGKGQIYIKPDNKTGNVVSVKTVGDKDEIMVVTTDDMTIKIKADSIPELGRNAKGVKIVNISDGARVSDLAVVPADNEEKK, from the coding sequence ATGGCAGTAAAAAAGAATAAAGAAGATAATTCGGAAGAAAGACAATATTCCACACTGACAAAAGATATCTTGAAAAGAGTAGATCATATTTCAATAGAAAATGAATTAAGAGAATCTTATTTAACTTATGCTATGAGCGTTATTGTATCTAGGGCATTGCCTGATGTTAGAGACGGTTTAAAACCTGTTCATAGAAGAATCCTATATGCTATGTATGATGCTAATCTTACTCATGATAAACCATATAAGAAGTCTGCAGCCACTGTAGGTGAAGTTTTAGCACGTTATCACCCGCATGGAGATGCTGCTGTTTATGGTACTATGGTAAGAATGGCTCAGGATTTCTCTATGCGTTACTTGCTTGTAGACGGACAGGGAAACTTCGGTTCTATAGATGATGACCCGCCTGCAGCAATGCGTTATACTGAAGCTAGAATGACGCGTTTTGCTGAAGAAATGCTTAATGATATAGAAAAAGAAACTGTAAAATTTGTACCAAACTTCGATGATTCCAGAACTGAACCTTCTGTATTACCAGCAACAGTACCTCAGCTTTTAGTTAATGGAAGTATGGGTATTGCTATAGGTATGGCTACTAATATGCCTCCTCATAATTTAAAAGAAGTTGTAAATGCTATAGTTTATTATATAGATCATCAGGATGCAGAAATTAAAGATTTAATGCGTTATGTACAAGGTCCTGACTTCCCTACTGCTGGAATTATATACGGTAAAGAAGGAATAAAAGAGGCTTATACCACAGGAAAAGGCAGAATTAAATTAAGAGCCAGACTTGAAGTAGAAGAAACTAAAAGAGACAGAGAAGCTATAGTAGTAAAAGAACTTCCTTACGGAGTTGTAAAAACTACTTTGCATGAAAAAATAGCAGATTTAGTTAAACAGGGAAAAATTGAAGGTGTAGCAGATATAAGAGATGAATCAAGCAACAGAGCAGGTATTCGCCTTATAATAGAGCTTAAAAAAGGCGTTGCTACACAAATAGTACTTAACCAATTATGGAAGCATACTGATTTAGAAACAACTTTTGGTATAATAAATCTTGCTTTGGTAAATGGAGAGCCTAAAGTATTAAATTTAAAAGAACTTATCAAATATTTTGTTGATCACAGAGTTGAAGTAATCACAAAAAGAACAGAATATGATTTGAATCAAGCCAAAGCTAAAGCACATATATTAGAAGGCTTATTAATAGCACAGGCTAATATTGAGGAAGTTATAAGAATAATAAGAGAAAGCGAAAATACCGATGCTGCTAGAACTACTCTTATGAATAGATTTAAACTTTCTGAGAAACAAGCTCAGGCTATATTAGATATGCCTCTTAAACGCTTAACTGCTTTAGAAAAATTAAAAATAGAACAAGAATTACAGCAATTAAGAGAATTTATAGCTTATTGTGAAGATTTGCTTGCTCATCCTGAAAAAATACTTGCAGTTATTAAAGATGAACTTAAAAAGATATCTGAAAAATACGGCGATGACAGAAGAAGCGAAATAATAGGTAAAACAAATGATACTGAAATAGATGAAGAAGATTTGATACATGATGAAGATGTTGCTGTATCTATAACTACTCAGGGATTCATTAAAAGAGTACCTGCTTCAAGTTATCGTACTCAGGGAAGAGGCGGCGTAGGTGTTCAGGGTGGAAAATCCCAAGGAGAACATTATATAGAACATTTATTCGTTGCTTCTACTAAAGACTATTTATTCATATTTACAGACAGAGGTAAGGCTTTCTGGATGAAGGTGCATGAAATACCTGCTTTAAGTAAGATATCTCAGGGAAAAAGTATTAAATTTATACTTAATTTAGCCCCTGAAGAAAAGATTACAAGCTACTTTACAGTATCCGAATTCGATCCTAAACAATCAATAATTATGGTTACTAAAATGGGTACTATAAAGAAAATGGAATTAAAGCATCTTGAAAACGCTAAAAAGAGAGGAATACTTGCTTTAACATTAGAAAATAATGATGAATTAGTTGCCGTTTCACCTGTACAAACTGGAGATGATTTCATCATGACTACTGCTGCAGGACTTGCTTTGAGAATCACTGAAGAGAAAATCAGAAAAATGGGAAGAGCTGCTGCCGGAGTTAAAGGAATATCTCTAGATGATGATGATATTTGTGTATCAGGAAATGCTATACATAAAGGAGAATCATTAATAGTTATTACAGAAAATGGTATAGGAAAGAGACTTTCTTCAAAACAATTTAATGTTAAAGGAAGAGGCGGTAAAGGACAGATATATATCAAACCTGATAATAAAACAGGAAATGTTGTCAGCGTAAAAACTGTAGGAGACAAAGATGAAATAATGGTTGTTACTACTGATGATATGACTATAAAAATCAAAGCAGATTCTATACCTGAACTTGGAAGAAATGCTAAGGGTGTAAAAATCGTTAATATTTCTGATGGTGCTAGAGTTAGCGATTTAGCTGTTGTTCCTGCTGATAATGAAGAAAAGAAATAA
- a CDS encoding PepSY-like domain-containing protein, which yields MDTTLELPYEAEIFIKSKFLKAQIVEIEKEDNIFKVELDNEVFITFDENGNWISINSQTRLPEDVIPDVVQNKISKLKRFETKYKYENLDINEIRKIINSYRVILDHYLEMHIYSN from the coding sequence ATGGATACTACACTAGAACTTCCCTATGAGGCAGAAATATTTATAAAGAGTAAATTTCTTAAAGCGCAAATAGTAGAAATCGAAAAAGAAGATAATATCTTCAAAGTAGAACTTGATAATGAAGTATTCATCACATTCGATGAGAATGGCAATTGGATATCTATTAACAGCCAAACAAGGCTTCCGGAAGATGTCATTCCTGATGTAGTTCAGAATAAAATAAGTAAATTAAAAAGATTTGAAACAAAATATAAATACGAAAATTTAGATATTAATGAAATAAGGAAAATCATTAATTCGTATAGAGTAATATTAGATCATTATTTGGAAATGCATATATACAGCAATTAA
- a CDS encoding ABC transporter ATP-binding protein yields the protein MNIKIINVSKVFPLGVNQCNACEDISLDINQGDFISFVGHTGSGKSTLLSIIGGILKPTSGTIYYDSFKLNGANEDVLASFRREYFSYIFQYPVIIPTISVIDNILMPLAFKHKITEEKINQTKENIELFSLKDKIYSKASNLSGGEMKKVAILRALAYGCKCLIADEPTSDLDPATTKTLMEILTTINKQGTSIVMVTHAHNIAAYANNVYEMSNGKIVRCLK from the coding sequence ATGAATATAAAAATAATCAATGTATCAAAGGTTTTCCCTTTGGGAGTTAATCAATGCAATGCCTGTGAAGATATTAGTTTAGATATTAATCAAGGCGATTTTATAAGTTTTGTAGGGCATACAGGAAGCGGAAAAAGTACGCTCCTTAGTATAATAGGCGGCATACTTAAACCTACAAGCGGAACTATATATTATGACTCTTTCAAATTGAATGGAGCTAATGAAGATGTTCTTGCAAGTTTTAGAAGAGAATATTTTTCATATATATTTCAATATCCTGTTATTATACCAACAATAAGTGTTATAGATAATATATTAATGCCTTTGGCTTTTAAACATAAAATTACAGAAGAAAAAATAAATCAAACTAAAGAAAATATAGAATTATTTTCTCTTAAAGATAAGATATATTCTAAAGCATCTAATTTGTCAGGCGGTGAAATGAAAAAAGTTGCTATATTAAGGGCTTTGGCTTATGGATGTAAATGCTTAATAGCAGATGAGCCTACAAGTGATCTTGATCCTGCAACTACAAAAACTTTGATGGAGATACTTACAACCATTAATAAACAAGGAACTAGTATAGTTATGGTTACACATGCTCATAATATAGCAGCTTATGCTAATAATGTTTATGAGATGTCTAATGGCAAAATAGTTCGTTGTTTGAAATAA